The proteins below are encoded in one region of Sporosarcina sp. FSL K6-1508:
- a CDS encoding YbaK/EbsC family protein, whose protein sequence is MQNLTASVLQVQEKLLNLGHPNEVVTLTDSARTAQEAADALGCEVAQIAKSIIFKLKSTNHPLLVVASGINRIDEKLIAQTLNDKLGKADADFVRESTGFVIGGVPPLGHKKPVLTLIDEDLFQYETIWAAAGHPKAVFQLTPDELGKMTKGQVVSVK, encoded by the coding sequence ATGCAGAATTTAACAGCGAGTGTACTGCAAGTACAGGAGAAGCTACTGAACTTGGGACATCCAAACGAGGTTGTCACATTGACAGACAGCGCTCGAACTGCCCAAGAAGCGGCAGATGCCTTAGGGTGTGAGGTAGCGCAAATTGCAAAATCAATTATTTTCAAACTAAAAAGTACAAATCATCCGTTATTAGTTGTTGCGAGCGGGATCAATCGGATTGATGAGAAATTAATTGCACAAACACTAAATGACAAATTAGGAAAAGCCGATGCTGATTTTGTCCGTGAATCCACAGGGTTTGTCATAGGAGGGGTTCCCCCGTTAGGGCATAAAAAACCTGTACTAACCTTAATTGATGAAGACCTTTTTCAATATGAAACAATCTGGGCTGCTGCCGGGCATCCGAAAGCCGTATTTCAATTAACGCCAGATGAGTTAGGGAAAATGACAAAAGGACAAGTAGTATCTGTGAAATAA
- the rnz gene encoding ribonuclease Z: MELQFLGTGAGMPSKMRNTSALVLNLSAEGEGYWLFDCGEATQHQILHTSLKPRKIGKIFITHLHGDHIFGLPGLIGSRSFLGGDDQLDIYGPLGLEEWLKTTLRVTNTHLNYELIVHEIGEGVVFESAEYRVTAKNLQHIIPCLGYRIEQMPLPGKLLIDKAKGAGVPNGPLLKQLKSGEDVVLEDGRVVVSSDVTGEPQEGFTVAILGDTSYCQAAVELARDTDILVHEATFDIDTGNLAKEYGHSTIGDAARVAQEAGAKTLIANHISARFMPSDVAKLQKQGEAIFPALHIAEDFSRFEWKNGKIIRD; the protein is encoded by the coding sequence ATGGAACTGCAATTTTTAGGGACAGGTGCGGGTATGCCGTCCAAAATGCGAAATACGTCAGCCCTCGTTTTGAATTTGTCGGCTGAAGGGGAGGGCTACTGGTTATTCGATTGTGGGGAAGCGACGCAACATCAGATATTACATACATCGCTGAAACCACGGAAAATCGGCAAGATATTTATCACGCATCTGCATGGTGATCATATATTTGGATTGCCCGGATTAATTGGCTCGCGCTCATTCCTTGGCGGTGATGACCAGCTTGATATATACGGGCCTCTTGGCTTGGAGGAATGGCTTAAGACAACATTGCGTGTAACCAACACACATTTAAACTATGAACTAATTGTTCATGAAATCGGGGAAGGCGTTGTTTTTGAAAGCGCCGAATACCGAGTAACCGCGAAAAACTTGCAGCATATTATCCCGTGTCTTGGTTATCGGATTGAACAAATGCCGCTTCCAGGAAAATTACTCATCGATAAAGCGAAGGGCGCGGGTGTACCAAATGGCCCGCTACTGAAACAGCTGAAGAGCGGTGAAGACGTGGTATTGGAGGACGGACGAGTTGTTGTCAGTTCGGATGTTACTGGGGAACCGCAAGAAGGATTTACGGTTGCCATTCTTGGTGATACAAGTTACTGCCAAGCTGCTGTTGAACTGGCACGAGATACGGATATACTTGTTCATGAGGCAACGTTCGACATAGATACGGGAAATCTTGCGAAAGAATACGGTCATTCAACAATTGGTGATGCAGCGCGCGTAGCGCAAGAAGCAGGAGCGAAAACATTGATCGCTAATCATATCAGCGCCCGTTTCATGCCAAGCGACGTTGCAAAATTGCAGAAACAAGGGGAGGCAATCTTCCCGGCACTCCATATTGCGGAAGACTTTTCACGATTCGAATGGAAAAATGGTAAAATTATTCGGGACTAA
- a CDS encoding DNA polymerase IV yields MTTVGESQARVILHLDMNSFFASVEQAHDPSLKGIPMAVAGNPKARKGILVTCSYEARAFGIYTTMTVGEAKRLCPDLVIVPPDFEKYRIASSAVFNLLRTFTDLVEPVSIDEAYIDITAIGGLTNAVDIASAMQQRLLQELDLPCSIGIAPNKFLAKTASDMKKPMGITILRKREIESILWPLPVIEMHGIGKSTEKKMNELRLYTIGDLAKTDEIIIKTAFGKHGIRLHQRANGIDHRHVDPEAADERKSFGSSTTLPVDETDLDECLKVFKWLASKVAGRLDNRQLAGTVVMIQIRTADWRNHSRSRTVLNPLYKEQDIYKEAADLFTRHWDGEPIRLLGITVSNVVMMNELHEQLSIYNFEKHAKEEKMDSLLSQLEQKFGPGTVKRGMK; encoded by the coding sequence GTGACAACGGTCGGTGAATCGCAGGCAAGGGTCATTCTTCATCTAGATATGAATAGTTTTTTCGCATCCGTCGAACAAGCGCATGACCCTTCCTTGAAAGGTATCCCGATGGCGGTTGCAGGAAATCCTAAAGCGCGGAAAGGTATCCTTGTGACATGTTCATACGAAGCAAGAGCGTTTGGCATATACACGACAATGACCGTCGGCGAGGCGAAACGGCTATGTCCAGATCTGGTAATTGTCCCGCCCGACTTCGAAAAATATCGAATCGCTTCCTCTGCGGTTTTCAATTTGTTACGAACCTTTACAGACCTTGTGGAACCAGTTTCAATTGATGAGGCGTATATCGATATTACAGCGATTGGCGGATTGACCAATGCAGTGGATATTGCATCTGCTATGCAACAACGCCTTTTACAGGAGCTCGATCTACCGTGTTCGATTGGTATCGCACCGAATAAGTTTCTTGCAAAGACTGCATCGGATATGAAAAAACCGATGGGTATCACAATTTTAAGGAAGCGGGAAATCGAATCAATCTTATGGCCGCTTCCGGTTATTGAAATGCATGGAATTGGGAAGAGTACGGAGAAAAAGATGAATGAATTGAGACTTTACACAATCGGGGATTTAGCAAAAACAGATGAAATCATCATCAAAACAGCTTTCGGGAAACACGGTATCAGACTACACCAACGTGCCAATGGTATCGACCACCGTCACGTAGATCCTGAAGCAGCCGATGAACGAAAAAGTTTCGGCAGCTCCACGACATTGCCTGTTGATGAAACGGACTTAGATGAATGTCTGAAGGTATTCAAATGGCTGGCGTCCAAAGTAGCGGGCCGTCTGGATAATAGACAATTAGCCGGTACAGTCGTTATGATTCAGATACGTACAGCGGATTGGCGTAATCATTCGCGCAGCAGGACTGTCCTCAATCCCCTTTACAAAGAACAGGACATTTACAAAGAAGCTGCTGATTTGTTTACAAGGCATTGGGATGGTGAACCAATTCGTCTTCTGGGTATTACGGTTTCAAATGTGGTTATGATGAATGAACTACATGAGCAACTCTCAATATATAACTTTGAAAAACATGCGAAAGAAGAGAAAATGGATTCCCTGCTTTCGCAGCTAGAACAAAAATTCGGTCCCGGAACAGTGAAGCGGGGCATGAAATGA
- a CDS encoding chemotaxis protein CheW, whose protein sequence is MSDLKAVIVQCGNEEYAIAVDAVVSIERLEQVNPIPHLPDYMLGLMRIRGELVPILDFEQILYGKTAKGREDARVVVVQTGSLYIGLLVLDAKEILDIPESALTSSGLMAYSRTPYFTTVANLESRMITVVNPEILSQTLAGMDKIGEYVEAQVAQEK, encoded by the coding sequence ATGAGTGATTTGAAAGCAGTTATTGTCCAGTGTGGCAATGAGGAATATGCAATTGCAGTCGATGCTGTTGTGTCAATCGAGCGTCTCGAACAAGTGAACCCGATACCGCATCTCCCCGACTATATGCTCGGTCTCATGCGGATTCGTGGAGAACTTGTACCGATTTTGGATTTTGAACAAATTCTTTACGGGAAAACTGCAAAAGGGCGCGAAGATGCACGTGTTGTGGTAGTTCAGACTGGTAGTTTATATATTGGTCTTCTTGTACTGGATGCAAAAGAGATTCTTGATATACCTGAAAGTGCTTTGACTTCTTCAGGGCTTATGGCATATTCAAGGACACCGTATTTCACGACAGTCGCAAACTTGGAAAGCCGGATGATTACTGTTGTTAATCCTGAGATTTTATCCCAAACGCTTGCCGGGATGGATAAAATTGGTGAATACGTGGAAGCACAAGTAGCGCAAGAAAAGTAA
- a CDS encoding M20/M25/M40 family metallo-hydrolase, translating into MNKQRLLEEFFELVQIDSETKNERAIADVLTLKMEALGFDVEEDDSDDRTEHGAGNLIATMKGTAEGIDPIYFTCHMDTVVPGQGIKPELREDGYVYSDGTTILGADDKAGIAALFEMARTLKESGKPHGDIQFIITAGEESGLVGAKEMDASLITAKYGYAVDSDQKVGGIVTAAPYQAKLWTTIHGKTAHAGVAPEKGVSAINIAAKSIAAMSLGRIDSETTANIGRFQGGQATNIVCDEVHILAEARSINQEKLNEQTEHMIRTFERTAELMGGKAETEVQLMYPGFSFEEDAEVVQTAMKAIKNIGRTPELMTSGGGSDGNVFNGAGIPTVTLAVGYEEIHTKNERMPVEELNKLTELLLEIVHVTANK; encoded by the coding sequence ATGAATAAACAAAGACTACTCGAAGAATTTTTTGAACTCGTACAAATTGATTCAGAAACGAAAAACGAACGAGCGATTGCCGATGTTTTAACACTGAAAATGGAAGCACTTGGGTTTGACGTCGAGGAAGATGATTCTGATGATCGGACTGAACATGGTGCAGGAAATCTCATTGCTACGATGAAAGGGACTGCTGAAGGAATCGATCCGATTTACTTCACTTGCCATATGGACACTGTCGTTCCCGGTCAGGGTATTAAACCTGAATTGCGTGAAGACGGTTATGTATACTCTGATGGAACGACAATTCTTGGAGCAGATGATAAAGCGGGAATCGCAGCCCTATTTGAAATGGCGCGGACATTGAAGGAAAGTGGAAAGCCGCATGGCGATATCCAATTCATTATTACAGCAGGCGAAGAAAGTGGCCTTGTTGGAGCGAAAGAGATGGATGCGTCATTGATTACAGCGAAATATGGCTATGCTGTCGATAGCGACCAAAAAGTGGGCGGCATCGTAACTGCGGCACCGTATCAGGCGAAATTATGGACGACAATCCATGGCAAAACAGCTCATGCTGGTGTCGCACCTGAAAAAGGAGTTTCAGCCATCAATATTGCAGCCAAATCGATTGCTGCAATGTCACTAGGACGAATTGATTCAGAAACGACTGCCAACATCGGGCGTTTTCAAGGAGGACAAGCAACAAATATTGTCTGTGATGAAGTGCATATTCTGGCGGAAGCAAGATCTATCAATCAAGAAAAGCTGAATGAACAAACAGAACATATGATTCGTACATTTGAGCGGACTGCTGAACTAATGGGCGGGAAAGCAGAAACGGAAGTACAGCTTATGTATCCTGGCTTTAGTTTTGAAGAAGATGCAGAAGTTGTGCAAACGGCAATGAAGGCCATCAAAAATATTGGACGAACGCCAGAACTAATGACGAGCGGCGGCGGAAGTGACGGTAATGTATTCAATGGCGCAGGTATCCCGACAGTTACACTAGCTGTTGGATACGAAGAAATTCACACGAAAAATGAACGGATGCCTGTTGAAGAGTTGAACAAGCTAACAGAATTGTTGCTTGAAATCGTCCATGTAACAGCGAATAAGTAA
- a CDS encoding acyl-CoA carboxylase subunit beta, producing the protein MDIYDKINELYDRKRVIELGGGDDRIAKQHEKGKLTARERIDLLLDPDSFVELNPFVVHRTRDFGMDKQVGPGDGVVTGYGKINGRPIYLFSQDFTVFGGALGEMHAMKIANVMDLAAKNGAPFIGLNDSGGARIQEGVVSLDGYGEIFYRNAIYSGVIPQISVILGPCAGGAVYSPAITDFVFMTDETSQMFITGPKVIETVTGEKISSEDLGGSKVHNSISGNAHFRGKDEKTVLENVRKLLAYLPQNNNEKPPVADYDEADDYRPNLADIVPYETIRPYDVRKVIEQVVDTDSFMEVQAEFARNAVVGLARMKGEPVGLVCNQPKVMAGGLDIDSSDKIARFIRFCDSFNIPLITFEDVTGFFPGIKQEHGGIIRHGAKILYAYSEATVPKITVILRKAFGGAYVALNSKSIGADLVYAWPNAEIAVMGAQGAANIIFAREIANSDDPDATREEKIEEYREKFSNPYVAASHGMVDDVIDPRETRIKLLQALDMMRNKQETRPTKKHGNIPL; encoded by the coding sequence ATGGATATCTATGATAAAATTAATGAATTGTATGATAGAAAAAGAGTAATTGAACTTGGCGGCGGGGACGATCGAATCGCTAAACAGCATGAAAAAGGGAAATTGACGGCAAGAGAACGAATTGATCTACTGCTGGATCCGGACTCGTTTGTTGAATTAAACCCGTTTGTTGTGCACCGGACACGTGATTTCGGAATGGACAAGCAAGTTGGACCTGGAGATGGAGTAGTCACAGGCTACGGAAAAATTAACGGCAGACCGATTTATTTGTTTTCCCAAGATTTTACTGTCTTTGGTGGAGCATTAGGAGAAATGCATGCGATGAAAATCGCCAATGTTATGGATCTTGCGGCTAAAAATGGTGCACCTTTCATTGGACTGAACGACTCGGGAGGAGCCCGTATTCAAGAAGGTGTCGTCTCACTTGACGGCTACGGTGAAATCTTCTATCGTAACGCTATCTACTCCGGTGTTATTCCGCAAATATCAGTCATTCTTGGGCCTTGCGCAGGCGGCGCTGTTTATTCGCCAGCTATTACAGACTTTGTTTTCATGACTGATGAAACGAGCCAGATGTTTATCACAGGACCGAAAGTAATTGAGACGGTTACGGGGGAGAAAATATCTTCCGAAGATCTGGGTGGCTCAAAAGTACATAATTCGATAAGCGGAAATGCACATTTCCGTGGTAAAGACGAGAAGACTGTTCTCGAGAATGTTCGGAAATTGCTTGCTTATTTACCGCAGAATAATAACGAAAAACCACCAGTTGCTGACTATGATGAAGCGGATGATTACCGCCCTAATTTAGCAGATATCGTACCCTATGAAACAATCCGTCCATATGACGTGCGAAAGGTCATTGAACAAGTCGTTGATACAGACTCGTTCATGGAAGTGCAAGCTGAATTTGCGAGAAACGCCGTAGTGGGGCTAGCCCGTATGAAAGGAGAACCGGTCGGCCTCGTTTGTAACCAGCCAAAAGTGATGGCAGGCGGACTCGATATTGATTCGTCCGATAAAATTGCGCGTTTCATCCGTTTCTGTGACTCTTTCAATATTCCACTTATTACTTTTGAAGATGTGACTGGATTCTTCCCAGGCATCAAACAGGAGCATGGTGGCATAATTCGTCACGGTGCAAAAATTTTGTATGCCTATTCTGAAGCAACTGTTCCTAAAATAACGGTGATCCTTCGAAAGGCATTTGGCGGTGCTTATGTTGCACTGAACTCCAAATCAATCGGGGCCGACCTGGTGTATGCTTGGCCCAATGCTGAAATTGCAGTAATGGGTGCACAAGGCGCAGCGAATATCATTTTTGCCAGAGAGATTGCCAACAGCGATGATCCAGACGCGACGCGTGAAGAAAAAATCGAGGAGTACCGAGAGAAATTCTCAAATCCTTATGTGGCCGCATCTCATGGCATGGTCGATGACGTTATCGATCCGCGTGAAACACGCATTAAATTACTACAAGCACTTGATATGATGCGCAACAAACAAGAAACTAGACCGACGAAGAAACACGGTAATATACCGTTATAA
- the mce gene encoding methylmalonyl-CoA epimerase — protein MQKVDHVGIAVKSIDLSIDYYIHTLGLTLLAIEEVASQNVRVAFIDAGNIKLELLEPLGEDGAIAKFIKKRGEGVHHIAFGVTDIRSRMAELREKGVQLLQEKPKPGAGGAEVAFLHPKSSFGVLYELCDKSGKGD, from the coding sequence ATGCAAAAAGTAGACCACGTTGGAATTGCCGTGAAAAGTATCGATCTATCAATAGACTATTACATACATACGCTAGGGCTTACACTTTTGGCGATTGAAGAAGTTGCCAGTCAAAATGTAAGGGTTGCGTTCATTGACGCTGGAAATATTAAACTTGAATTACTGGAACCACTTGGGGAAGATGGGGCCATTGCGAAATTCATTAAAAAACGCGGAGAAGGTGTTCATCATATCGCATTTGGCGTGACGGATATTCGTTCAAGGATGGCTGAACTGAGGGAAAAAGGTGTACAGTTACTGCAAGAAAAACCAAAACCGGGGGCTGGCGGTGCCGAAGTAGCGTTCCTTCATCCTAAATCATCATTCGGCGTTTTGTATGAACTATGTGATAAAAGCGGCAAAGGGGACTGA
- the prli42 gene encoding stressosome-associated protein Prli42 — translation MSNRKVQKVVVLVMVGAMLASSVMFGLSMIM, via the coding sequence ATGAGCAATCGAAAAGTACAGAAAGTCGTTGTCTTAGTAATGGTCGGTGCAATGCTAGCATCGAGTGTTATGTTCGGCCTTAGCATGATTATGTAA
- a CDS encoding BrxA/BrxB family bacilliredoxin, whose translation MNMNFDLYMNDILRQARSEMEASGYEQLTTPELVEDAFKRSGTTLVMVNSVCGCAGGIARPAAAHAVHYDKRPDHLVTVFAGQDKEATAQARMLFGEDHLPSSPSFVLMKDGKMVAEVGRYEIEGHDPMSVVTNLQSQFEEYCEEL comes from the coding sequence ATGAATATGAATTTTGATCTTTATATGAATGATATCCTTAGACAAGCACGTTCGGAGATGGAAGCTAGCGGCTATGAGCAGCTAACAACGCCTGAGCTTGTAGAAGATGCTTTTAAACGTTCGGGCACGACACTTGTTATGGTGAACTCGGTTTGCGGTTGTGCGGGCGGTATTGCACGTCCAGCAGCTGCACATGCAGTGCATTATGACAAACGTCCAGATCACTTGGTAACTGTATTTGCTGGACAAGACAAAGAAGCAACGGCACAAGCACGTATGCTTTTCGGAGAGGATCACTTACCATCTTCACCATCATTTGTACTGATGAAAGATGGAAAGATGGTAGCTGAAGTTGGCCGTTATGAAATCGAAGGACATGATCCAATGTCTGTCGTCACAAACTTACAAAGTCAGTTCGAGGAATATTGCGAGGAACTATAA
- a CDS encoding phytoene/squalene synthase family protein, whose protein sequence is MSIETKLQKEAMHVLKLTSRTFYIPIKMLNPTLRKTVGSAYLCMRAIDEIEDHEDLQSETKQYLLRATSKLLQSKFDDSAYQELLKPYEKLLPEVTLRLGDWLSVCPEGIIDKVKESTSIMADGMARWVEKDWIVKTKEDLDDYTYYVAGLVGVMLSDIWEMYDGTVTDRDLAIGYGRGLQAVNMLRNQDEDADRGVRFLPDGWDRNDMFAYATTNLRKADEYIESIDTKNILLFCKIPLALAKRTLKTLKSGNEKMSRAEVESTVEEIINEN, encoded by the coding sequence TTGAGTATTGAAACTAAATTACAAAAAGAAGCCATGCATGTACTAAAACTAACAAGCAGAACCTTTTATATTCCAATTAAAATGCTCAATCCAACGTTAAGAAAGACTGTAGGCTCCGCTTATTTATGTATGCGTGCTATTGATGAAATTGAGGACCATGAAGACTTACAATCTGAAACAAAGCAATACTTGCTGCGTGCAACTAGCAAGCTGCTACAATCAAAGTTTGATGACTCGGCCTATCAAGAGCTACTGAAACCTTATGAAAAACTGTTACCGGAAGTTACATTGAGGCTTGGTGATTGGCTTTCAGTATGTCCCGAAGGTATTATTGACAAGGTGAAAGAGTCGACAAGTATTATGGCGGATGGTATGGCTCGTTGGGTCGAAAAAGATTGGATAGTAAAAACAAAAGAAGATCTTGATGATTATACATATTATGTAGCAGGTTTAGTAGGCGTCATGCTCTCTGATATATGGGAAATGTATGACGGTACAGTAACGGATCGGGACTTGGCGATCGGCTATGGCCGAGGCTTGCAAGCAGTCAATATGCTACGCAATCAAGATGAAGATGCTGATCGCGGAGTTCGTTTCCTCCCTGATGGTTGGGACCGAAATGATATGTTCGCATATGCAACCACGAATTTGAGGAAAGCTGATGAATATATAGAATCAATTGATACTAAAAACATTCTGTTATTCTGCAAAATCCCACTTGCTTTAGCAAAAAGAACGTTAAAAACATTAAAAAGCGGCAATGAAAAAATGTCGCGTGCTGAAGTAGAATCTACAGTAGAGGAAATTATTAATGAAAACTAA